From one Humulus lupulus chromosome 8, drHumLupu1.1, whole genome shotgun sequence genomic stretch:
- the LOC133795766 gene encoding zinc finger BED domain-containing protein RICESLEEPER 3-like: protein MDIDEVDETLPPIDDQDQPPLTQTENPTPSTDQGRKTRARKRVRPPIPSASSTGKTKGKWSSIWNHFTKEDPPPPSTDPNEESPPPKCICNYCGSDFLCDSRKHETSHLWNHFKKVCKLSPYKIDEQRQKTLSFQHVKGGKEGETSLVAVAYNKEACRVALTQYIVLDELPFRHVEGEGFKRFVKTLQPRFEIPSRMTIARDVLKLYKEEKATLKNILSRERISITTDTWTSIQNLNYMVITAHWIDNSWEYQKRIINFCQVVDHKGETIGHEIDLCLLDWGISKLFTITVDNTSSNDVTIRYLRQQFKEKERGLILDGEFLHMRCCAHIVNLIVTEGLKEKYGSITAIRNAARCPNKMELHISNAQLCNEILEVTLKFSGSTYVTANKYFIEISNMQHEMYDLVADDDENELLRTMAMIMILKYDKYWGKLDNCNEALLIALVLDPRYKLDYLSHCFSATYDEMTCKEMVKKVEKTMREMFDQYNETTSSLHPSTSMTQLESTSIVSSSSTFVMPVSGRPSANKKSRNLHDEFVARRLEKDDGVTKNEVDKYFEEEPERPTENFDVLGWWASSG from the exons ATGGATATTGATGAGGTAGATGAAACTCTTCCCCCGATAGATGATCAAGATCAACCACCTCTCACTCAAACTGAAAACCCTACTCCTTCTACTGATCAGGGTAGAAAAACTAGAGCTAGAAAGAGGGTTAGACCTCCCATCCCGAGTGCTAGTAGTACtgggaaaacaaagggaaaatgGTCATCTATTTGGAATCATTTTACTAAGGAAGATCCTCCTCCACCCTCGACAGATCCTAACGAAGAGTCTCCTCCCCCCAAGTGTATATGTAATTATTGTGGGTCTGACTTCTTGTGTGACAGTAGAAAACATGAGACTAGTCATTTGTGGAACCATTTTAAGAAAGTATGCAAGCTAAGTCCATATAAGATTGATGAGCAGAGACAAAAGACTTTAAGCTTTCAGCATGTAAAGGGAGGGAAAGAGGGGGAGACAAGCTTAGTAGCTGTAGCTTATAACAAAGAAGCTTGTAGGGTAGCCCTCACACAATATATTGTATTAGATGAGTTGCCATTTAGACATGTCGAGGGTGAAGGGTTCAAAAGATTTGTCAAAACACTCCAACCTAGGTTTGAGATCCCTTCTCGAATGACTATTGCTAGAGATGTATTGAAGTTATATAAGGAGGAGAAGGcgacattgaaaaatattttgagccGTGAGAGGATATCGATTACTACCGATACTTGGActtccattcaaaatttgaattacatGGTCATCACTGCTCATTGGATTGATAATTCTTGGGAGTATCAGAAAAGAATTATCAATTTTTGCCAAGTGGTAGATCATAAAGGGGAAACCATTGGCCATGAGATCGACTTATGTCTTTTAGATTGGGGCATCTCTAAGTTGTTTACCATTACGGTAGACAATACTTCGTCTAATGATGTTACTATTAGATACTTGAGGCAACAATTCAAGGAGAAAGAGAGGGGCCTAATTTTGGATGGAGagtttttacatatgaggtgCTGTGCTCATATTGTGAACCTAATTGTCACTGAAGGGTTGAAGGAAAAATATGGGTCAATTACAGCAATTAGAAATGCTGCGAG ATGTCCCAACAAGATGGAACTCCACATATCTAATGCTCAATTGTGCAATGAAATTTTGGAAG TAACATTAAAGTTTAGTGGGTCTACTTATGTTACTGCTAATAAGTACTTCATTGAGATCTCCAATATGCAACATGAGATGTATGACTTAGTAGCTGACGATGATGAGAATGAGTTATTGAGGACAATGGCAATGATCATGATACTAAAGTATGACAAGTATTGGGGAAAACTTGATAATTGCAATGAGGCACTTCTAATTGCCTTGGTCCTTGACCCAAGATACAAGCTTGACTATCTCAGTCATTGCTTTAGTGCTACTTATGATGAGATGACGTGCAAAGAGATGGTGAAAAAGGTAGAGAAGACAATGCGGGAAATGTTTGATCAATATAATGAGACAACATCAAGTCTTCATCCATCGACATCTATGACTCAGCTAGAATCAACCTCTATTGTTAGTTCTTCATCCACATTCGTCATGCCTGTTAGTGGTCGACCTAGTGCCAACAAGAAGTCACGAAATTTGCATGATGAGTTTGTGGCACGGAGATTGGAGAAGGATGATGGAGTGACAAAAAATGAGGTCGATAAATATTTTGAAGAGGAACCTGAGCGACCGACTGAGAATTTTGATGTTTTGGGATGGTGGGCTAGTAGTGGGTGA
- the LOC133798042 gene encoding uncharacterized protein LOC133798042, whose product MFGGRNMGGGGSGGRLVRSFGRAVTRSNIAGGPLPEPISSSSSASTSTATSTTTNPRHAQKSNSTNKLSLSSPSSTSASSSSSSPFASLNVPVSSVHGLPTSSSWPHSDELDWVSVDEGSPEEDSSYGFVDDYFGLGPVPSKYEVHDALSALQQVFNADSYSNLIRDRFAFELDRDEEHLVMSPTGLAHRVSPVGSESESDWMEPSICMCNSKFLQRHGSDRVHDAFNLLRTEPLVQKMVKSLSSDEAVWNAVLNNEVVRELKESFSAAEDSAEKNWDERSKEDSNEATNIVKLIFDSTRGKIMEVIGKITKIVNDLFQPPQSEKATTEVPDLLKEKLRTSFMLSIMVLLVVVVSRAHKA is encoded by the exons ATGTTCGGCGGTAGAAACATGGGCGGTGGTGGTAGTGGAGGAAGGTTGGTAAGGTCATTTGGTAGAGCTGTGACCAGGTCTAATATTGCTGGTGGCCCCCTCCCAGaacccatttcttcttcttctagtgcTAGTACCAGTACTGCTACTAGCACTACCACCAACCCTAGGCATGCCCAGAAGAGCAACTCTACTAATAAGCTATCCTTGTCTTCCCCTTCATCAACTTctgcatcttcttcttcttcttctccttttgCTTCGTTGAATGTTCCTGTATCTTCCGTTCATGGCCTGCCCACTTCATCTTCTTGGCCTCATTCTGACGAGTTGGATTGGGTATCAGTGGATGAGGGTTCTCCGGAGGAAGATAGTTCATATGGGTTTGTTGATGATTATTTTGGCCTTGGTCCTGTTCCTTCCAAATACGAAGTTCACGACGCTCTTTCGGCCCTTCAACA GGTTTTCAACGCTGATTCTTACTCCAACCTTATAAGGGATAGGTTTGCTTTTGAATTGGATAGGGATGAAGAACATCTAGTCATGAGTCCAACTGGTCTAGCACACCGAGTTTCTCCGGTAGGGTCTGAGTCGGAGTCAGATTGGATGGAACCATCAATTTGTATGTGTAATTCTAAATTTCTGCAGCGTCATGGATCCGACAGAGTTCATGATGCTTTCAATCTGTTGCGGACTGAGCCATTAGTACAG AAAATGGTGAAATCATTGTCATCTGATGAAGCAGTTTGGAATGCTGTTCTGAACAATGAGGTAGTGAGGGAGCTGAAAGAATCATTTTCTGCAG CTGAGGATAGTGCCGAAAAGAATTGGGATGAGAGGTCTAAGGAGGACTCTAATGAAGCGACAAATATAGTGAAATTGATATTTGACAGCACCAGAGGGAAAATCATGGAAGTAATTGGGAAAATTACAAAGATCGTGAACGACTTGTTTCAACCACCACAGAGCGAAAAGGCAACAACAGAAGTGCCTGATCTTCTCAAGGAGAAGCTGAGGACCTCCTTCATGCTCTCCATTATGGTTCTACTAGTTGTGGTGGTTAGTCGAGCCCACAAGGCTTGA
- the LOC133798043 gene encoding uncharacterized protein LOC133798043 isoform X2, which yields MTMVMIMMKLPRPRPCCVNSTVTYWKWENLKRRGPKAEKKSQVVFGPGATSTPIRSFVVPKDGSSSSKNSDLDLKGSDGDAQISFYLPSKSSESVVTFHDSTDESTQISKKEYIEPWEYDNSYYPTVLPLRRPYSGNPEHLNKIEFGEAATNAEYDEDATNAASELGLMEESTEGNMFCFQFPHFLPTVKQSSSIKGKEGIGSSTSSLGPKACKGNKMEELPEGQVGKMLVYKSGAVKLKLGDVLYDVSPGTDVISAQDVVAINPAEKQCCLLGELSKRVVVSPDINSLLNSVIDLN from the exons ATGACGATGGTGATGATAATGATGAAGCTGCCCAGGCCCAGACCCTGCTGCGTCAATTCAAC GGTTACATATTGGAAATGg GAAAATCTCAAAAGGCGAGGGCCTAAGGCTGAAAAGAAGT CCCAAGTTGTATTTGGTCCTGGCGCCACATCAACTCCCATAAGGTCATTTGTGGTACCTAAAGATGGAAGCAGTAGTAGTAAAAACAGCGACTTAGATCTCAAAGGGTCTGATGGTGATGCACAAATTTCCTTCTACTTGCCCTCAAAAAGTTCTGAATCTGTTGTAACATTTCATGATTCCACAGATGAATCAACTCAGATTAGCAAGAAAGAATATATAGAACCCTGG GAATACGACAACAGTTACTATCCTACTGTCCTTCCTCTGAGGAGGCCTTACTCTGGAAACCCAG AACATCTTAACAAAATCGAATTTGGGGAAGCTGCTACAAACGCTGAGTATGATGAGGATGCTACCAATGCTGCTTCAGAACTTGGATTGATG GAGGAAAGTACAGAAGGAAATATGTTTTGCTTCCAGTTTCCCCATTTTCTGCCAACAGTTAAGCAATCATCTAGTATTAAGGGAAAAGAGGGAATTGGATCATCAACGTCATCACTGGGTCCAAAAGCTTGCAAAGGCAATAAAATGGAAGAGTTACCAGAGGGACAAGTGGGGAAAATGCTGGTTTACAAGAGTGGAGCAGTCAAGTTGAAGCTGGGGGATGTCCTTTATGAT GTCTCACCTGGTACTGATGTGATATCTGCTCAAGATGTTGTGGCAATCAACCCTGCAGAGAAGCAATGTTGTCTTCTTGGAGAGCTCTCCAAACGAGTTGTCGTATCTCCTGATATTAATTCCCTTTTGAATTCAGTAATTGACTTGAACTAA
- the LOC133798043 gene encoding uncharacterized protein LOC133798043 isoform X1, which translates to MKQDSSDSSPRKLRFAPKARAGRKPKSIPQKTKLNIEKDDDGDDNDEAAQAQTLLRQFNENLKRRGPKAEKKSQVVFGPGATSTPIRSFVVPKDGSSSSKNSDLDLKGSDGDAQISFYLPSKSSESVVTFHDSTDESTQISKKEYIEPWEYDNSYYPTVLPLRRPYSGNPEHLNKIEFGEAATNAEYDEDATNAASELGLMEESTEGNMFCFQFPHFLPTVKQSSSIKGKEGIGSSTSSLGPKACKGNKMEELPEGQVGKMLVYKSGAVKLKLGDVLYDVSPGTDVISAQDVVAINPAEKQCCLLGELSKRVVVSPDINSLLNSVIDLN; encoded by the exons ATGAAGCAAGATAGCTCCGATTCTTCTCCCAGAAAG CTTAGGTTTGCTCCCAAAGCCCGAGCTGGCAGGAAGCCCAAATCCATACCTCAAAAAAC TAAACTGAACATTGAAAAAGATGACGATGGTGATGATAATGATGAAGCTGCCCAGGCCCAGACCCTGCTGCGTCAATTCAAC GAAAATCTCAAAAGGCGAGGGCCTAAGGCTGAAAAGAAGT CCCAAGTTGTATTTGGTCCTGGCGCCACATCAACTCCCATAAGGTCATTTGTGGTACCTAAAGATGGAAGCAGTAGTAGTAAAAACAGCGACTTAGATCTCAAAGGGTCTGATGGTGATGCACAAATTTCCTTCTACTTGCCCTCAAAAAGTTCTGAATCTGTTGTAACATTTCATGATTCCACAGATGAATCAACTCAGATTAGCAAGAAAGAATATATAGAACCCTGG GAATACGACAACAGTTACTATCCTACTGTCCTTCCTCTGAGGAGGCCTTACTCTGGAAACCCAG AACATCTTAACAAAATCGAATTTGGGGAAGCTGCTACAAACGCTGAGTATGATGAGGATGCTACCAATGCTGCTTCAGAACTTGGATTGATG GAGGAAAGTACAGAAGGAAATATGTTTTGCTTCCAGTTTCCCCATTTTCTGCCAACAGTTAAGCAATCATCTAGTATTAAGGGAAAAGAGGGAATTGGATCATCAACGTCATCACTGGGTCCAAAAGCTTGCAAAGGCAATAAAATGGAAGAGTTACCAGAGGGACAAGTGGGGAAAATGCTGGTTTACAAGAGTGGAGCAGTCAAGTTGAAGCTGGGGGATGTCCTTTATGAT GTCTCACCTGGTACTGATGTGATATCTGCTCAAGATGTTGTGGCAATCAACCCTGCAGAGAAGCAATGTTGTCTTCTTGGAGAGCTCTCCAAACGAGTTGTCGTATCTCCTGATATTAATTCCCTTTTGAATTCAGTAATTGACTTGAACTAA